A stretch of Girardinichthys multiradiatus isolate DD_20200921_A chromosome 20, DD_fGirMul_XY1, whole genome shotgun sequence DNA encodes these proteins:
- the LOC124856181 gene encoding solute carrier family 2, facilitated glucose transporter member 1-like isoform X2 codes for MDSGKQITLPLLMSVGTAVIGSLQFGYNTGVINAPQKIIEKFINETYFERYQDPISKTSLTAIWSISVSIFSVGGIFGSFSVGFFVNRLGRRNSMLIANILAFIAAALMGFSKMASSWEMLIIGRFIVGLYSGLSTGFVPMYIGEVSPTAMRGALGTLHQLGIVVGILIAQVFGLEMIMGNDMFWPLLLGFLFIPAVIQCVLLPLCPESPRFLLINKNEENKAKTVLKKLRGMTDVSADMQEMKEESRQMMREKKVTILELFRSPLYRQPLIIAITLQLSQQLSGINAVFYYSTRIFEKAGVKQPVYATIGTGVVNTAFTVVSLFVVERAGRRTLHLLGLMGMAGSAIMMTIALALLEQLKWMSYLSIVAIFAFVAFFEMGPGPIPWFITAELFSQGPRPSAIAVAGFSNWTANFIIALGFQYVEELCGPYVFIIFTVLLLVFFIFTYFKVPETRGRTFDDIATGFRQTASAGAEKHSPEELNSLGADSQL; via the exons caaatAACGTTACCGTTGCTGATGAGCGTTGGTACTGCAGTGATTGGATCCTTGCAGTTTGGATACAACACAGGTGTCATCAATGCCCCGCAGAAG ATCATTGAGAAATTCATCAATGAGACATACTTTGAACGTTACCAGGATCCCATCTCCAAAACCTCCCTTACAGCTATCTGGTCCATTTCTGTTTCCATCTTCTCTGTCGGAGGCATCTTTGGTTCCTTCTCTGTCGGATTCTTTGTCAACCGTTTGGGAAG GAGGAACTCAATGCTCATAGCCAACATTTTAGCCTTCATCGCAGCTGCTCTGATGGGTTTTTCAAAGATGGCCAGCTCCTGGGAAATGCTCATCATCGGTCGTTTTATAGTTGGTCTCTACTCCGGCCTCTCCACTGGTTTTGTACCCATGTACATAGGTGAAGTCTCCCCGACAGCCATGCGAGGCGCCTTAGGCACACTACACCAGCTGGGCATCGTCGTCGGCATCCTCATCGCACAG GTATTCGGACTGGAAATGATCATGGGCAACGACATGTTTTGGCCACTCTTGCTGGGCTTCCTTTTTATCCCGGCTGTGATACAATGTGTCCTGCTGCCGCTGTGCCCCGAAAGCCCCCGTTTTCTGCTTATCAACAAGAACGAGGAGAATAAAGCCAAAACAG ttctgaAGAAGCTCCGAGGCATGACAGATGTGAGCGCCGATATGCAGGAGATGAAGGAGGAGAGCCGACAGATGATGAGAGAGAAAAAGGTGACAATCTTGGAACTTTTCCGCTCTCCACTCTATCGCCAGCCCCTGATTATCGCCATCACCCTGCAGCTCTCCCAGCAGCTCTCTGGAATCAATGCT gtgtTCTATTACTCCACACGTATCTTTGAAAAAGCCGGAGTGAAGCAGCCAGTTTATGCCACCATTGGAACCGGTGTTGTTAACACTGCGTTTACGGTTGTTTCT ctgtttgTTGTGGAGCGTGCAGGACGCAGAACTTTGCACCTCCTAGGACTGATGGGTATGGCTGGATCTGCCATCATGATGACCATTGCCTTGGCTCTGCTG gagCAACTCAAATGGATGTCCTATTTGAGCATCGTGGCCATATTCGCCTTCGTTGCGTTCTTTGAGATGGGACCGGGTCCAATCCCCTGGTTCATCACAGCAGAGTTGTTCTCACAGGGACCCAGGCCATCGGCCATCGCTGTAGCTGGTTTCTCCAACTGGACGGCCAACTTTATCATTGCCTTGGGGTTCCAGTATGTAGAG GAACTTTGCGGTCCGTACGTGTTCATCATCTTTACTGTTCTGCTGCTCGTGTTCTTCATCTTCACATACTTCAAAGTGCCGGAGACCAGGGGCCGGACGTTTGACGACATCGCTACTGGCTTCCGCCAGACAGCCAGTGCAGGAGCAGAGAAGCACTCGCCGGAGGAGCTGAACAGCCTGGGAGCAGACTCTCAGCTCTGA
- the LOC124856179 gene encoding solute carrier family 2, facilitated glucose transporter member 1-like, whose product MFARLVEMQITLPLLMSVGTAVIGSLQFGYNTGVINAPQKIIEKFINETYFERYQDPISKTSLTAIWSISVSIFSVGGIFGSFSVGFFVNRLGRRNSMLIANILAFIAAALMGFSKMASSWEMLIIGRFIVGLYSGLSTGFVPMYIGEVSPTAMRGTLGTLHQLGIVVGILIAQVFGLEMIMGNDKFWPLLLGFLFIPAVIQCVLLPLCPESPRFLLINKNEENKAKTVLKKLRGMTDVSADMQEMKEESRQMMREKKVTILELFRSPLYRQPLIIAITLQLSQQLSGINAVFYYSTRIFEKAGVKQPVYATIGTGVVNTAFTVVSLFVVERAGRRTLHLLGLMGMAGSATMMTIALALLEQLKWMSYLSIVAIFAFVAFFEMGPGPIPWFITTELFSQGPRPSAIAVAGFSNWTANFIIALGFQYVEELCGPYVFIIFTVLLLVFFIFTYFKVPETRGRTFDDIATGFRQTASAGAEKHSPEELNSLGADSQL is encoded by the exons atgtttgctcGGCTGGTTGAAATG caaatAACGTTACCGTTGCTGATGAGCGTTGGTACTGCAGTGATTGGATCCTTGCAGTTTGGATACAACACAGGTGTCATCAATGCCCCGCAGAAG ATCATTGAGAAATTCATCAATGAGACATACTTTGAACGTTACCAGGATCCCATCTCCAAAACCTCCCTTACAGCTATCTGGTCCATTTCTGTTTCCATCTTCTCTGTCGGAGGCATCTTTGGTTCCTTCTCTGTCGGATTCTTTGTCAACCGTTTGGGAAG GAGGAACTCAATGCTCATAGCCAACATTTTAGCCTTCATCGCAGCTGCTCTGATGGGTTTTTCAAAGATGGCCAGCTCCTGGGAAATGCTCATCATCGGTCGTTTTATAGTTGGTCTCTACTCCGGCCTCTCCACTGGTTTTGTACCCATGTACATAGGTGAAGTCTCCCCGACAGCCATGCGAGGCACCTTAGGCACACTACACCAGCTGGGCATCGTCGTGGGCATCCTCATCGCACAG GTATTCGGACTGGAAATGATCATGGGCAACGACAAGTTTTGGCCACTCTTGCTGGGCTTCCTCTTTATCCCGGCTGTGATACAATGTGTCCTGCTGCCGCTGTGCCCCGAAAGCCCCCGTTTTCTGCTTATCAACAAGAACGAGGAGAATAAAGCCAAAACAG ttctgaAGAAGCTCCGAGGCATGACAGATGTGAGCGCCGATATGCAGGAGATGAAGGAGGAGAGCCGACAGATGATGAGAGAGAAAAAGGTGACAATCTTGGAACTTTTCCGCTCTCCACTCTATCGCCAGCCCCTGATTATCGCCATCACCCTGCAGCTCTCCCAGCAGCTCTCTGGAATCAATGCT gtgtTCTATTACTCCACACGTATCTTTGAAAAAGCCGGAGTGAAGCAGCCAGTTTATGCCACCATTGGAACCGGTGTTGTTAACACTGCGTTTACGGTTGTTTCT ctgtttgTTGTGGAGCGTGCAGGACGCAGAACTTTGCACCTCCTAGGACTGATGGGTATGGCTGGATCTGCCACCATGATGACCATTGCCTTGGCTCTGCTG gagCAACTCAAATGGATGTCCTATTTGAGCATCGTGGCCATATTCGCCTTCGTCGCGTTCTTTGAGATGGGACCGGGTCCAATCCCCTGGTTCATCACAACAGAGTTGTTCTCACAGGGACCCAGGCCATCGGCCATCGCTGTAGCTGGTTTCTCCAACTGGACGGCCAACTTCATCATTGCCTTGGGGTTCCAGTATGTAGAG GAACTTTGCGGTCCGTACGTGTTCATCATCTTTACTGTTCTGCTGCTCGTGTTCTTCATCTTCACATACTTCAAAGTGCCGGAGACCAGGGGCCGGACGTTTGACGACATCGCTACTGGCTTCCGCCAGACAGCCAGTGCAGGAGCAGAGAAGCACTCGCCGGAGGAGCTGAACAGCCTGGGAGCAGACTCTCAGCTCTGA
- the LOC124856181 gene encoding solute carrier family 2, facilitated glucose transporter member 1-like isoform X1 translates to MFARLVEMQITLPLLMSVGTAVIGSLQFGYNTGVINAPQKIIEKFINETYFERYQDPISKTSLTAIWSISVSIFSVGGIFGSFSVGFFVNRLGRRNSMLIANILAFIAAALMGFSKMASSWEMLIIGRFIVGLYSGLSTGFVPMYIGEVSPTAMRGALGTLHQLGIVVGILIAQVFGLEMIMGNDMFWPLLLGFLFIPAVIQCVLLPLCPESPRFLLINKNEENKAKTVLKKLRGMTDVSADMQEMKEESRQMMREKKVTILELFRSPLYRQPLIIAITLQLSQQLSGINAVFYYSTRIFEKAGVKQPVYATIGTGVVNTAFTVVSLFVVERAGRRTLHLLGLMGMAGSAIMMTIALALLEQLKWMSYLSIVAIFAFVAFFEMGPGPIPWFITAELFSQGPRPSAIAVAGFSNWTANFIIALGFQYVEELCGPYVFIIFTVLLLVFFIFTYFKVPETRGRTFDDIATGFRQTASAGAEKHSPEELNSLGADSQL, encoded by the exons atgtttgctcGGCTGGTTGAAATG caaatAACGTTACCGTTGCTGATGAGCGTTGGTACTGCAGTGATTGGATCCTTGCAGTTTGGATACAACACAGGTGTCATCAATGCCCCGCAGAAG ATCATTGAGAAATTCATCAATGAGACATACTTTGAACGTTACCAGGATCCCATCTCCAAAACCTCCCTTACAGCTATCTGGTCCATTTCTGTTTCCATCTTCTCTGTCGGAGGCATCTTTGGTTCCTTCTCTGTCGGATTCTTTGTCAACCGTTTGGGAAG GAGGAACTCAATGCTCATAGCCAACATTTTAGCCTTCATCGCAGCTGCTCTGATGGGTTTTTCAAAGATGGCCAGCTCCTGGGAAATGCTCATCATCGGTCGTTTTATAGTTGGTCTCTACTCCGGCCTCTCCACTGGTTTTGTACCCATGTACATAGGTGAAGTCTCCCCGACAGCCATGCGAGGCGCCTTAGGCACACTACACCAGCTGGGCATCGTCGTCGGCATCCTCATCGCACAG GTATTCGGACTGGAAATGATCATGGGCAACGACATGTTTTGGCCACTCTTGCTGGGCTTCCTTTTTATCCCGGCTGTGATACAATGTGTCCTGCTGCCGCTGTGCCCCGAAAGCCCCCGTTTTCTGCTTATCAACAAGAACGAGGAGAATAAAGCCAAAACAG ttctgaAGAAGCTCCGAGGCATGACAGATGTGAGCGCCGATATGCAGGAGATGAAGGAGGAGAGCCGACAGATGATGAGAGAGAAAAAGGTGACAATCTTGGAACTTTTCCGCTCTCCACTCTATCGCCAGCCCCTGATTATCGCCATCACCCTGCAGCTCTCCCAGCAGCTCTCTGGAATCAATGCT gtgtTCTATTACTCCACACGTATCTTTGAAAAAGCCGGAGTGAAGCAGCCAGTTTATGCCACCATTGGAACCGGTGTTGTTAACACTGCGTTTACGGTTGTTTCT ctgtttgTTGTGGAGCGTGCAGGACGCAGAACTTTGCACCTCCTAGGACTGATGGGTATGGCTGGATCTGCCATCATGATGACCATTGCCTTGGCTCTGCTG gagCAACTCAAATGGATGTCCTATTTGAGCATCGTGGCCATATTCGCCTTCGTTGCGTTCTTTGAGATGGGACCGGGTCCAATCCCCTGGTTCATCACAGCAGAGTTGTTCTCACAGGGACCCAGGCCATCGGCCATCGCTGTAGCTGGTTTCTCCAACTGGACGGCCAACTTTATCATTGCCTTGGGGTTCCAGTATGTAGAG GAACTTTGCGGTCCGTACGTGTTCATCATCTTTACTGTTCTGCTGCTCGTGTTCTTCATCTTCACATACTTCAAAGTGCCGGAGACCAGGGGCCGGACGTTTGACGACATCGCTACTGGCTTCCGCCAGACAGCCAGTGCAGGAGCAGAGAAGCACTCGCCGGAGGAGCTGAACAGCCTGGGAGCAGACTCTCAGCTCTGA